Proteins from a single region of Mycoplasma leachii PG50:
- the tsaD gene encoding tRNA (adenosine(37)-N6)-threonylcarbamoyltransferase complex transferase subunit TsaD, with amino-acid sequence MKILAIESSCDEFSISIIDNNKILTNIISSQIKDHQIFGGVVPELAARLHVQNFNWVLKAALSQANLDIQEIDYIAYTKSPGLIGSLIVGKLVAETISLYINKPILALDHIQGHIFGASIENEFIYPVLAMVVSGGHTQIEIINSANDFKIIGSTRDDAIGECYDKVARVLGLSYPGGSILDKLALKGNKDFYSLPVLKDDNSYDFSYSGLKTACINLIHNLKQKNQEINLEDFAASFQYTATNIIEKKLEKAIKEFYPKTLTVAGGVSANSEIRKIVLKLGQKYNIKNTFVPKMSYCTDNAAMIAKLAYEKILLKNKL; translated from the coding sequence ATGAAAATCTTAGCTATTGAATCAAGTTGTGATGAATTTTCTATTTCAATTATTGATAATAACAAAATTCTAACTAATATAATTTCTTCACAAATAAAAGATCATCAAATATTTGGTGGAGTTGTTCCTGAATTAGCAGCTAGATTACATGTTCAAAATTTTAATTGAGTTCTAAAAGCAGCTTTAAGTCAAGCTAATTTAGATATTCAAGAAATTGATTATATAGCTTATACAAAATCCCCAGGATTAATTGGATCTTTGATTGTTGGAAAACTTGTAGCTGAAACTATTAGTTTATATATAAACAAACCAATTTTAGCTTTAGATCATATTCAAGGACATATTTTTGGAGCTAGTATTGAAAATGAATTTATATATCCAGTTTTAGCAATGGTAGTATCTGGTGGTCATACTCAAATTGAAATTATTAATTCTGCAAATGATTTTAAAATTATTGGATCAACTAGAGATGATGCTATTGGTGAGTGCTATGACAAAGTTGCTAGAGTTTTAGGGCTTTCTTATCCAGGAGGATCTATTTTAGATAAATTAGCTTTAAAAGGAAATAAAGATTTTTATTCATTACCTGTTTTAAAAGATGATAATAGTTATGATTTTTCTTATTCTGGATTAAAAACTGCTTGTATAAATTTAATTCATAATCTAAAACAAAAAAATCAAGAAATTAATTTAGAAGATTTTGCAGCTAGTTTTCAATATACAGCAACAAATATCATTGAAAAAAAACTAGAAAAAGCAATAAAAGAATTTTACCCAAAAACTCTAACTGTTGCTGGTGGAGTAAGTGCTAATAGTGAAATTAGAAAAATAGTTTTAAAATTAGGTCAAAAATATAATATTAAAAATACATTTGTTCCTAAAATGAGTTATTGTACTGATAATGCAGCTATGATTGCTAAATTAGCATATGAAAAAATTCTTTTAAAAAACAAATTATAA
- the phnC gene encoding phosphonate ABC transporter ATP-binding protein, which produces MILFNNVNKVWPNGKQVLKNINLEINKGELVAVIGLSGAGKTTLLKTINKINDISSGEIIIDFDKTKDHYEITKTRGKKLQKLRQKIGLMSQEYNNIANKTVLQNVLNARVSSQKGINKIIGFFKREDKLIALNSLNKLNLLDYAYIRADNLSGGQQQRVALARTLAQQPFLIIADEPVSALDPILANQVMKDFKNINKKDGITVIINIHHVDLAKKYATRVIGLNNGEIVFDDVPSKLNAQAMKKIYGE; this is translated from the coding sequence ATGATACTATTTAATAATGTAAATAAAGTTTGACCTAATGGAAAACAAGTTTTAAAAAATATAAATTTAGAAATTAATAAAGGTGAATTAGTTGCAGTTATTGGATTATCTGGAGCTGGAAAGACAACACTTTTAAAAACTATTAATAAAATAAACGATATTTCTTCAGGTGAAATTATCATTGATTTTGATAAGACAAAAGATCATTATGAAATAACTAAAACTAGAGGAAAAAAACTCCAAAAGCTTAGACAAAAAATTGGTTTAATGTCTCAAGAATATAACAATATTGCAAATAAAACGGTTTTACAAAATGTCTTAAATGCTAGAGTAAGTAGTCAAAAGGGAATTAACAAGATTATTGGTTTTTTTAAAAGAGAAGATAAACTAATTGCTTTAAATTCTTTAAATAAGTTAAATCTATTAGATTATGCATACATAAGAGCTGATAATTTAAGTGGTGGCCAACAACAACGTGTGGCATTAGCTAGAACTTTAGCTCAACAACCTTTTTTAATAATTGCAGATGAGCCAGTTTCTGCTTTAGATCCAATTCTTGCAAATCAAGTAATGAAAGATTTTAAAAACATTAATAAAAAAGATGGAATTACTGTAATAATCAATATTCATCATGTTGATCTTGCTAAAAAATATGCAACAAGAGTTATTGGATTAAATAATGGAGAAATTGTTTTTGATGATGTTCCAAGTAAATTGAATGCTCAGGCAATGAAAAAAATCTATGGAGAATAG
- a CDS encoding Vmc-like lipoprotein signal peptide domain-containing protein, with the protein MKKLLSLMGVSLIASSATVVTVACGKRENELRVVFIPSQNQTEVEATIAPLGKLLAEELKKKAEKRGTKFDKRVKITTSQNYEIAGQSLANGNEDIAFLPVNTYSAYRGDKQSDETYDKLGVLLTAGRLGVTPETTLYDFKGNNKFDNNKATAHINDEVSFKLIKNYKEEVSKAKPSDEKDGYSKKMYDSQNPTIYYRSYVFANIPILKNLKLNETDSNSQWKGKSYHDVIDELLKNNNQANNQANNQADNVKKYKKVLKMLILDPKVKIGIGKSKTSSSGFLYPILWLKEFVDLTESEILQMLTKKDTERRIVKALSYTESATTIGNKEAKPENSPYAITFGFSDIRFRDRQTDGKTENEVKEERKNEMSLFKNSMVIGASQSIYNDGISYSKSKKSVLRDEKLLEDVRESFVDLINKNEEAKKIFKIYNHVTYVRPEKTIDKEISKFNEKIDSIKKMVKNISW; encoded by the coding sequence ATGAAAAAATTACTATCATTAATGGGAGTTAGCTTAATAGCTTCTAGTGCTACTGTAGTTACGGTTGCTTGTGGTAAAAGAGAAAATGAATTAAGAGTTGTATTTATTCCTTCGCAAAACCAAACTGAAGTTGAAGCAACAATAGCACCACTAGGAAAATTATTAGCTGAAGAGTTAAAGAAAAAAGCTGAAAAAAGAGGAACTAAATTTGATAAAAGAGTTAAAATAACAACTAGTCAAAATTATGAAATCGCTGGTCAATCTTTAGCTAATGGAAATGAAGATATTGCGTTTCTGCCTGTAAATACTTATTCAGCTTATAGAGGTGACAAACAATCTGATGAAACATATGATAAGCTAGGAGTTTTACTAACCGCTGGAAGATTAGGAGTAACTCCAGAAACTACACTTTATGATTTCAAGGGCAATAACAAATTTGATAATAATAAAGCTACAGCACATATAAATGATGAGGTATCTTTTAAGCTAATTAAAAATTATAAAGAGGAAGTTTCAAAAGCCAAACCTAGTGATGAAAAGGATGGATATTCAAAAAAAATGTATGACTCTCAAAATCCAACAATTTATTATAGATCATATGTTTTTGCAAATATTCCAATTTTAAAAAATCTAAAATTGAATGAAACCGATTCAAATAGTCAATGAAAAGGAAAATCATACCACGATGTTATTGACGAACTTTTAAAAAATAATAACCAAGCCAATAACCAAGCCAATAACCAAGCTGATAATGTTAAAAAATATAAAAAAGTTCTTAAAATGCTTATACTTGATCCTAAAGTTAAAATTGGTATTGGAAAATCTAAGACTTCAAGTTCTGGATTTTTATACCCAATTTTATGACTTAAAGAATTTGTTGACCTAACTGAATCTGAAATACTTCAAATGTTGACTAAAAAAGATACTGAAAGAAGAATTGTAAAAGCTTTATCATATACTGAATCTGCTACAACTATTGGAAATAAAGAAGCAAAACCAGAAAATAGTCCATATGCAATTACTTTTGGTTTTTCTGATATTCGTTTTAGAGATCGCCAAACAGATGGTAAAACCGAAAATGAAGTAAAAGAAGAACGTAAAAATGAAATGAGTTTATTTAAAAACTCAATGGTTATAGGTGCTTCTCAGTCAATTTATAATGATGGTATTTCTTATTCTAAATCAAAAAAATCTGTTCTTAGAGATGAAAAACTTTTAGAAGATGTAAGAGAATCATTCGTTGATCTAATTAACAAAAATGAAGAAGCTAAAAAAATATTTAAAATTTACAATCATGTAACATACGTTCGTCCTGAAAAAACAATAGATAAAGAAATTTCAAAATTTAATGAAAAAATTGATTCTATAAAGAAAATGGTAAAAAATATTAGTTGATAG
- a CDS encoding DUF2188 domain-containing protein → MAEKQQATVYHITPYDGKWQVKGVGNTRPTKLFDTQKEAIAYANELTKKRQGSVIIHRTTGQVRDSINNKVKKK, encoded by the coding sequence ATGGCTGAAAAACAACAAGCAACAGTTTATCATATCACACCATATGATGGTAAATGACAAGTAAAGGGTGTTGGAAACACACGCCCTACTAAATTATTTGACACACAAAAAGAAGCCATTGCTTATGCTAATGAACTAACTAAAAAACGTCAGGGATCAGTAATTATTCATAGAACTACTGGTCAAGTTAGAGACAGTATTAATAACAAAGTAAAGAAAAAATAA
- a CDS encoding HAD family hydrolase gives MLKNIKLIVTDLDGTVLHHGKLANDIDKPVLEKAIKNNIHVTIATGQPYKSAKPRADLFNIGQHVDLAVLANGALISKISSFEPVYVNKIDNAIVNKMVKKLTELNICTVIFTATASDVYWNNIPFEVESMNKRNWFDRFNKTICSTDGNFDFIDPVQIMIFVPLEKNKILEDWFKAEKLDDHLTSMRNHIETIPIYEFTNITATKGKAIKKMAEILNIDINDVVVFGDNMNDMTMFEEIPNCVAVENAVDQIKQKAKYITDTNINGGVGKFIEKYILN, from the coding sequence ATGTTAAAAAATATTAAGCTGATTGTTACAGATCTAGATGGAACTGTTTTACATCATGGAAAATTAGCAAATGATATTGATAAACCAGTATTAGAAAAAGCTATTAAAAACAATATTCATGTAACAATTGCAACAGGTCAACCTTATAAATCAGCAAAACCTAGAGCAGATTTATTTAATATAGGTCAACATGTTGATTTAGCTGTTTTAGCTAATGGAGCTTTAATTTCAAAAATCAGTAGTTTTGAACCAGTTTATGTAAATAAAATTGATAATGCTATTGTTAATAAAATGGTTAAAAAATTAACTGAATTAAATATTTGTACAGTTATATTTACAGCAACAGCTAGTGATGTTTATTGAAACAACATTCCTTTTGAAGTTGAAAGTATGAATAAAAGAAATTGATTTGATAGATTTAATAAAACAATATGTTCTACTGATGGTAATTTTGATTTTATTGATCCAGTTCAGATTATGATTTTTGTTCCACTAGAAAAAAACAAAATTCTAGAAGATTGATTTAAAGCTGAAAAATTAGATGATCATTTAACAAGTATGAGAAATCATATTGAAACTATTCCGATTTATGAATTTACAAATATTACAGCAACTAAAGGAAAAGCTATTAAAAAAATGGCTGAAATCTTAAATATTGATATTAATGATGTTGTAGTATTTGGTGATAATATGAATGATATGACAATGTTTGAAGAAATCCCAAATTGTGTAGCTGTAGAAAATGCAGTTGATCAAATTAAACAAAAAGCAAAATATATCACTGATACAAATATAAATGGTGGTGTAGGTAAATTTATAGAAAAATATATTTTAAATTAG
- a CDS encoding alpha/beta hydrolase yields MTHKQKRALIKKTGNKIFRSINISFLKFHKLLETSVDFKRSHSKKHIYMNPEINKRNKVMRLFFKHKELEFKINDNLIPVKFKTSDNITISALKYITDHNSKKWIIVSHWFSGDKYWSLYWSKEFIELGYNVLVYDFRNHGDSEETQFVTMGLLESKDLVAAINFLNKTENIQIIGLVGLSMGAFVINYLTLTKQKFLEESKVKFIISDSSYATISSLISKLQKLTIKRFFLKKYDIYLIKRILKKQKDLTLSDWNEMNLFNKFEKQNISPAKIPILFIHSIEDKITSHNDSIRMFINRKKFNLNDEILIYETSKHCLSLKEHYYQTIYRILQFENKIIKDNNKTNRALEKMGITDKIILNNFNEKKEISTFFYKY; encoded by the coding sequence ATGACACATAAACAAAAAAGAGCTCTTATTAAAAAAACGGGTAATAAAATATTTCGATCGATAAATATTTCATTTCTTAAATTTCATAAATTATTAGAAACTTCAGTAGATTTTAAAAGATCTCATTCTAAAAAACATATTTATATGAATCCTGAAATTAATAAAAGAAATAAAGTAATGAGATTATTTTTTAAACACAAAGAATTAGAGTTTAAAATCAATGATAATCTAATTCCAGTTAAATTTAAAACTAGTGATAATATAACAATTTCAGCACTTAAATATATTACTGATCATAATTCTAAAAAATGAATTATTGTAAGCCATTGATTTTCTGGTGATAAATATTGAAGTTTATACTGATCAAAAGAATTTATAGAACTTGGATATAATGTGTTAGTTTATGATTTTAGAAATCATGGTGATTCAGAAGAGACCCAATTTGTAACAATGGGATTATTAGAAAGTAAAGATTTAGTTGCTGCTATTAATTTTTTAAATAAAACTGAAAATATACAAATTATTGGTTTAGTTGGTTTAAGTATGGGTGCTTTTGTAATTAATTATCTAACTTTAACAAAACAAAAATTCTTAGAAGAAAGTAAAGTTAAATTTATTATTAGTGATAGTAGTTATGCAACTATTAGTTCTTTAATAAGTAAATTACAAAAATTAACAATTAAAAGATTTTTTTTAAAAAAATATGATATTTACTTAATTAAACGAATTTTAAAAAAACAAAAAGATTTAACTTTATCTGATTGAAATGAAATGAATTTATTTAATAAATTTGAAAAGCAAAATATTAGTCCAGCTAAAATTCCAATTTTATTTATTCATTCAATTGAAGATAAAATTACTAGTCATAATGATTCAATAAGAATGTTTATAAATAGAAAAAAATTTAACTTAAATGATGAAATTTTAATTTATGAAACTTCTAAACATTGCTTAAGTTTAAAAGAGCATTATTATCAAACTATTTATAGAATTTTACAATTTGAAAACAAGATTATAAAAGATAATAATAAAACAAATAGAGCTTTAGAAAAAATGGGAATTACTGATAAAATCATTCTAAATAATTTTAATGAAAAAAAAGAAATTTCAACATTTTTTTATAAATATTAA
- the asnS gene encoding asparagine--tRNA ligase: MEIRQIFEQHSELLDKEVEIIGRVRSNRQGKFVSFMILNDGTTFTDLQVVYKTKTKGYEQALQARVSSIVKVVGRVVLTPEKQQKFELQADVIELIDQAIEDYPLQKKEHTTEYLREIAHLRAKTKTFNAIFKIRSAAAYAIHKFFNNKGFVYIHSPIITSNDAEGAGEAFLVTTREDADYEKDFFAKKASLTVSGQLHAEAFAQAFKKVYTFGPTFRAENSNTVKHAAEFWMIEPEVAFADLKDNIQLIQDMVKYIINYIFKHNRRELEFCNEHLENGLIDKLNSVRNSEFKVTTYTEAIEILKQAVANGHKFEVSDIEFGLDLGTEHERYICEQVNKAPTFVTNYPKEIKAFYMKQNDDNKTVAAVDLLVPGIGELVGGSQREDNYEKLIKRCKEVNIDIDQLEWYNNLRLYGYYKSAGFGLGFERLVMYITGASNIRDVIPFPRTPKNLLF; the protein is encoded by the coding sequence ATGGAAATCAGACAAATATTTGAACAACACTCTGAATTACTTGATAAAGAAGTTGAAATAATTGGTAGGGTTAGATCTAATAGACAAGGTAAATTTGTTTCATTTATGATTTTAAATGACGGAACAACTTTTACTGATTTACAAGTAGTTTATAAAACTAAAACTAAAGGATATGAACAAGCACTTCAAGCAAGAGTTAGTTCAATTGTTAAAGTTGTTGGAAGAGTTGTTTTAACCCCAGAAAAACAACAAAAATTCGAACTACAAGCTGATGTTATCGAACTTATTGATCAAGCAATTGAAGATTATCCACTACAAAAAAAAGAACACACAACTGAATATTTAAGAGAAATAGCTCACTTAAGAGCAAAAACAAAAACTTTTAATGCTATTTTTAAAATAAGATCTGCTGCTGCTTATGCTATTCATAAGTTTTTTAATAACAAAGGTTTTGTTTACATACATTCTCCAATTATTACTTCAAATGATGCTGAAGGAGCTGGGGAAGCTTTTTTAGTAACAACTAGAGAAGATGCAGATTATGAAAAAGACTTTTTTGCTAAAAAAGCAAGTTTAACAGTTTCAGGCCAATTACATGCAGAAGCGTTTGCTCAAGCTTTTAAAAAAGTTTATACATTTGGTCCTACTTTTAGAGCTGAAAACTCAAATACTGTAAAACATGCTGCTGAATTTTGAATGATTGAACCAGAAGTTGCTTTTGCTGATTTAAAAGATAATATTCAACTAATTCAAGATATGGTTAAATATATCATTAATTACATTTTTAAACACAATAGAAGAGAATTAGAATTTTGTAATGAACACTTAGAAAATGGGTTAATTGACAAATTAAATAGTGTTAGAAATTCAGAATTTAAAGTTACAACTTATACTGAAGCAATTGAAATTTTAAAACAAGCAGTTGCTAATGGTCACAAATTCGAAGTTTCAGATATTGAATTTGGATTAGATTTAGGAACTGAGCATGAAAGATATATTTGTGAACAAGTAAATAAAGCTCCAACTTTTGTAACTAATTATCCAAAAGAAATTAAAGCGTTTTACATGAAACAAAATGATGATAATAAAACTGTTGCCGCTGTTGATTTGTTAGTTCCTGGAATTGGTGAATTAGTTGGTGGAAGTCAACGTGAAGATAATTATGAAAAACTAATCAAAAGATGTAAAGAAGTAAATATTGATATTGACCAATTAGAATGATATAACAATTTAAGATTATATGGATATTATAAATCAGCTGGATTTGGTTTAGGATTTGAAAGATTAGTTATGTATATTACTGGAGCATCAAACATTAGAGATGTTATTCCATTCCCAAGAACTCCAAAAAACTTATTATTCTAA